The following DNA comes from Alnus glutinosa chromosome 6, dhAlnGlut1.1, whole genome shotgun sequence.
aaattctgatCGATATCTATTCTTAATAATTAGGATagtatataattatttattcattcgaatttaaaaagaatttggaCAGGTAATTATAAGAGATCACTTATGAAAtccacttgaccaaataaaaattgagtttctcaaccacttatccggtcacgtgagttttataaatgttttcTCACGATCACTCgcttaaattctctcaaatttcgAAAAATAACTGAATACAGATCTTGATCCGCAACAAAACTGTTGAGTAATATTCGTATTTGGCAGAGTATATAGTTAAGTGGTAATTAGGtgttaagagagagagagagagagagagagagaagacggAGCATGCATAGATTCTGAAAAGCACTGAAAGGGAGAAAGCATTTGAGCTTTGTTGTACGTGAATGTGATGAGCAGATCAGCCTCACTATCGGAAAAAAGTAGAGAAACAGAACATGGGTGCCATAAGTGGGAACTTTTGAGAAAGAATCTCAGAGCCATTTTGGGGTTTGGAAAGGACTAGGTCTCCACTGAAACCGCAGCTTTAAATAGCAATTGTTCGGTGGTTGTAAGTTGACGGAGCCGGAAGCGGTAAGTAGTGGGTCACCCTAATTTCCAAagtaaaaagagagagagtcgtaggtgtaaaataataaaaataaaagtagatgGAAATCCAGCTCATAGTTCTCAAGGAGTGACAGGACCCCACGTGGAAGGGACTGCCAGTTCACGGACTTGTACAGTTTTAAACTGGATGTCCTTCTAGCTGTCTCCTCGTCCCTAACGCTGGCAACAAGCTTTACAATGACTgcttcttctcctttctctcaCCTACTTTTCGTATGTGCGTGTGCTTAGGGCTATGCAATTTTGACACCATTCATGGATTTGATACGATTTCaacgaaaaaaaatgaaaaaatgattAGAATAGAGAAATTTAACATGTTGAGggatgttaatttttaaaacgaCCGATGGATTTAACACAAAACTAACGAATTAGGATAGAAGAGTCTAATCCTTTAATTAAAGGCACTAGATTAGGGTCGAtggcttatttatttattgtcgAGAACCGAATATGACACATGATATAAGGAAGGACTGTCAAATTTTTACACATGACTCATAACTTGGCACGAAATTAGCGAGTTTGAGTTAATAGgtctgacctgtttaattaaacgggttagatTAATATTCAGGGGTGGACCTATTAAGGGGCCAGGGGCGCCTGGCCCCACCAAGCCCCAAGActttccaaaaatataaattaaaattttatttataatttttttattatttttagttttgccaTGCAcctctaaattttttctttttaatttggcTCTTCCAAATTGTCAAATCTTGGTCTGCCACCGTTAACATCGATATGTATAGTTGAATATTCATACATTAACGAGACGCGAAATTGAAATGCAAACACAACTTGACAACCCTACCTATAGCCCCGCGAGCTAAAAGTCATAAAGATCAAGAAAGCAATAATATGAAGATTTGAATTAAGATATTATTATTTACACGTTCTTTACCTTAGACTTTAAAGATAGATTACAACATGGAAATGACAAACATGCATGTATTTTCAAGGGAAATGCTTGAAAGTCATAGGCTGGGAGGCTCTGTGGTTCTCATTGTCATCCAGTTATATATGGACAAGATCGATAATGGTCTTCCACTAGCAATATTATATAAtctaaaattaggttttttctttttcttgaattgatTGACTAGGGAATGATGCGATGGAGATAGATATATAATTCTATAGTTCAGATTTTTGTTTCCATCGTAGCCGGCCGCCCGAGCCTCGAGTTGCACATGATTTTCTATCGATCTGCTCCAACTCGGTTTTAAAATACACTTTGATTTGCGATATTCTTAACTGTTTTATTCGTTTCTTCTGCTGTTCGGATCGAAGTTTGTTTTCAACCCCTTTTGATGATCTGAGGGTTTGGATTCTTAGGAACATGGGGTAATCTTTGGAGTACTGTATATATCGACAGAATTAATTAGCTGTTTTCTccattagaatatatatttcttttttctagaGAAGCATACAAGTTTAATTAGCAGAAGAAAACTACCCAAAATTGAAAAGTAGTAGTTGTCCATTGATTCAATGAAATcaatacaaaaaatttaataacatATCTCTTCTGGAGCACCATGACAGATTGTTTTGAAGTATCATAAATACTGtcgtcctatatatatatatatcaaccatTTTAAAAAGATGGTTTTGTAACTTTGTTAGTTTTAATATGAAACTACCGATGTAAATAGGTAATTTTCACGtccattaaaatttaaatggTCTTTTCACGGTTAATCTTTACGTGTCGCTGACACCACCAACGTGCGTGGGGGGCACATCTCTTGAATTCACAAACGTTGTGTTAGGAAAATGCTTttcaacaataaaagaaaacagaagCAACTAACAACTGTACTAATTAAAAGATAACTCGCATGCTCTGTGGAATTGAAATTGACAAcatgagagagacagagagagagagagagcaaaaaaaaaaaaaaaaaaaaccatggaGGAGAAGAGCACAAAAACAAGTAGAGAAAAGATGGAAGTGGAATATTGATTGGAGGGTGGTAGGGTATATTAATGCGGAGACAGAGAGGCAGGCTTGCAAGTGCGTTAGTCGCGCAGCTGTCATTCGGTTCTTCTTCTCCTTATAGCCAGCAAATTAGCGTTTGCAGCTGTcggatatttctctctctctctctcacctttTTCTTTCCCCTCTTTCTCCTGTACTATTTCATGAAACAGCTCATCAAATAATAACggcagcaacaacaacaataacaacatcATAAAATATATCCCACCTCTTCAATTCTTCTTCTGCTGTAAAggaagggggaggggagggggggaaTGGAGGTGGAGGCACATATAGAGCTCGAAGCAAAGAAAATGAGGTGGAAAAGAAGATACAGCTTAGGCCGCTCTTGTCAAGGTTACGAGTGATCGGTCATAATATATAACCACAGCAGACGACCAAGCGATCGACACCCATTTGTGAATTTGATGATTTAGATGCCATATGGCTTACCCACATTACCGATCACAGTTCGGCGACACCACGTTTACCAAAGTGTTTGTTGGGGGCCTAGCTTGGGAGACACCCACCGAAGAAATGCGCAGATATTTCGACCAGTTTGGAGACATTCTTGAAGCTGTAATAATAACCGATAAGAGCACGGGGAAATCTAAGGGATACGGATTCGTAAGTATTCATGTTTTTCCCCGTATTCTATTCTCCTTCGTGGGCCAAATAATTTTGTACGCAggtgttgaaattttgttcatattATCGCTCTAGGTGACATTTCGTGACCCGGAATCGGCGAGGAGGGCTTGCGCTGAACCAAACCCGGTGATCGACGGGCGGAGAGCCAATTGTAATATCGCTTCGTTTGGAAGACCTCGACCGTCGCCCCCCCGaggttctattttttttttttaaaaattaatttcttttagtacattaatactatatattcaTATACATAGCTATGTACATATATAACACTTTGGATGTATTTGTTTGAAATACAGGAAGAACTCAAGGTGGTACTTCTTACCAAGGAGGTTCACCGTCGTCCTATAGTGGAGTCGTGGCAACCTCACCTGCGCCCCCACCACCCCCTCCTGTTATTTACCCACCTTACGGGTGAGTTgcttcttttccctttttcctttttaaattttattcaggTGAGTTGCTTTCTTTATATTTACTTGGGCCACTGATTAATGATAGTCCAAACTTCATCACATACGATGGGTCAAAACGTCATAGcagtaaatttttattttttattttttctcatagCATTAAGAGAGGGAGTACTTGTGATGAATTGAGCAATTAATGGCGAGTGGCCCAATCTCCCCTGTAAAAAAGGGGcaattttagggagaaattaaACTACATTTGCAAGATAAATTGATAACAAGAGTTCATCGATCCTTCCATCCCCATAATAGTTCTGATCACTTTTCAATCGTTGACATGCATGGAGAGAGTTAGCACTATTACAGTTTGGTACAAGAAGAATATATAAACAACGTAAGATATATGCAAAGTCATATTTAACATATATTGACTATTGTAATAAGAAAGATCTCTTAAAGTATGAAATCTGGTGTATCTAGCTTTATGATATAGTTACATAAGATCAGTATGTTATTGGGTTACGTATTTTAATGTTGCATTCGTTGTTCTGGTCTTTGTTTGTACATGCATATGTAAAACTTGTGGTCGATCGATCTCTGGCATTTTATGCTCCTTAAATTTGTTTCTAGCttgtatttgtttatatttacaACCCCCGGCCACTATATATAACCGATGTTATTGGCTAAACCAGTCATTGAAAGAAATATTCAATATATGTACTGTGCGACCTTTCTGTACTCATCAATGAAACTACCCTTGCAGGTATCCAACTTACTCTCCTGATTATGGCTACCAGCaagttagtctctctctctctctctctctctagctctttTGAAAGAAGATAATATATAGTGCATGCCAGATGTTTGACATTATTCTTGAATGGGCAGGCTCTATATAACCCGCAAGTTCAACAGCCACAATACTACCAGCCTTTGTACGGAACATCGCCTTCTACAATGGGCTCTCCCTATTACTATGGCTACTCTTTCCAAGCCCCAAGGAGTACATATTCTTCCCCCCAGGGGCAACGCCTACCCGGATCCTCATATATATACTATCCCATGCACATGGACGGGTCCCTCTCCACTACTTATCTTCCTCCTTCACCTCTTCAACCCACAAGGCATCCCTTTCCCTCTTCTACCggtaactaattttttttttctcctttcttttttgtttcatattACGTAGTCATAAAATACATATTTGTTAGGCTTTTGACAACATGCATGCGTCTGTGAGGAGCCACATGGATAAGCGCACCCAACCCATGTGAATGAGCTGTCAATGCTTATGCTACGACACATCACAACGTGTAAATGGGTCAAGGGGAAAAAGTCATGGCTTAGGGTAAACCAACAGTGTCTGCATGTGGTTTCCGCATCAAAGGTCATGGTTGATTCTGGAGATGCAGTCAAGTGGTCGACGAAAGAGGCCCCACATTGCATGTTAGATACTGTCGTCCTTTTAGGTTGTGtagattcaaaataataataataaaagatatagCTTCAGAAAGGGCTGTGGCAATAAAAAATGTAGCTGCTTCTCATCATTTTTACCATACAAACTCactaaaaataactttttaattttatttttataaattaatttagtAAAAACATACAAAAATCACTATTACAGCTTTACTACTATAGCCAAAAAAATTTGGTGGAGCGAGAATACTCATCAACAATAGTAACTGCTGTTTACTcactaaattattaaaaaactataaaaatttggtcatttctctttcttcgcttattttcttttttcctcacATACAACTCTATTTCATTTTGCAATGTTTTAGGctaaaagtgtatttttttttttttttctcttaaactacAATATTTATACACTTTAAACATCCAGTGCCGTACAAATTTATTGTTCACATATTTCAACAGGTTTTGTGGAATTGAAGGAGCATGTTTGggtaacattttattttatattattttttaaaaacatgtttgagtaggttttttaaattcaaattctactcatcttttatcacatttttttcaattttgtccggagttctctaaaccatccaaacataattttaaaatacaaaatttttctctgttcacaattttaaatatagtaaataataatatattgcaaatttttaaaaatatgaccattagaataagacaaatattcaaaaatatgatcGTTAGGAAAacacaaacattaaaaaaagattaaatagagaaagaataaaaatcttaaaaaatattatttaaatgaaataatgatagtgaatagttaaaattgtgAGGTTACTGGGAGTGtattaaaaaagtggctcaccagaatagaaaaaaaatagtttttaactattttagttagtaaaatttggtgagactactaggaatgctccAAAGTTAGCTCCTTTCAACGCTAAGTTAattcatttcaatatttttataagcGAGGAAAGGAGAGGAGCGGCGAAGAAGAGCcgaagagaaagagagtttgtGAGGATATAAAGCCTCCAGGAGTGAGATTGAAATCTAGTGTAATTTTCTATCTATGTTGCTTGCAGTTTGGATAAGCAATAATGAGTGGGCCCTTGTGGGGCGGGTAATATGAGACCTGCTTGGGTAGATAGGCCTCATAAATGGCCTTCTCACAATAGTTTACCCGGAGGTATGGGAGAGCAAGGAATATGGTTTAGCTAGATGAGAAGTGTAAAACCATTATATTCTTCGGGAATGTTATTTTTCTTAgtcaattaaaaatatttttaaattaaccaataTTTTATTGTGCACCaaatacttaaaaattataaaaaatcttttcaataaatattttatgcaaGACAAATGAGACTAAGGCAAAAATATGGTGGAAATTAGTGAGCCAATTAACCTCGTATAGATCGCTACAACAAAATGTTTGTAGTAACAGCCTACTTTTGGAAGAATTATGAACCATACTCCTTTTTTCACCCCCATAATGCCTGATCATtaccaccatatatatataatcatttaTATTCCAAGATAGTACATGGAAAATGGAGCTTTTA
Coding sequences within:
- the LOC133870183 gene encoding uncharacterized protein LOC133870183; amino-acid sequence: MAYPHYRSQFGDTTFTKVFVGGLAWETPTEEMRRYFDQFGDILEAVIITDKSTGKSKGYGFVTFRDPESARRACAEPNPVIDGRRANCNIASFGRPRPSPPRGRTQGGTSYQGGSPSSYSGVVATSPAPPPPPPVIYPPYGYPTYSPDYGYQQALYNPQVQQPQYYQPLYGTSPSTMGSPYYYGYSFQAPRSTYSSPQGQRLPGSSYIYYPMHMDGSLSTTYLPPSPLQPTRHPFPSSTDSQMAQRISSTTEAGVVTSESPNT